GTCAGATTCACAGTTGAACTTGAGCTACTGGCTGACAATATATGGGAAGAAATGTAACTCAGATATATTCCATTTTAAAACCTTGTTCAGTATCTAATTCATTGTGCTTTGCTTATATTGTGGGTACAACCAACTACAGATGGTCTGAGGTGGGTGCAGGCTGAATACCTTAGCATCTATCCCGTCCCTCTAGGTAAAACCTTTCTCCTTCCCTGCCTTACCCCTAATACAGGGATAATGAGGAATCCACGTCCCCTTTCTAAGGAAAAGTTTTCTCCCTGTCCCTTTTCCCTCCACATGGAAAAAATTTCCTACACTTTCCTATCTCTATGCTAttagaaaaatactaaaatatttgttaGTGTGAaggtatattttaataattcaaaatttttacaggaaatcaatatataaaggtttaaaaaatatatcgagAAAATAAGAGAGGAGATGggttaaagatatatttatttttattctttatcttTGTCTCTGTCTTTATCAAGGAATTCTCTTCCCGTTAAAGAGAGGCGGGTCAAAAATCTGTTATTACAaaccaaattgtcatctttacGTTCAATCCAAGTTTTGGGCATGTATAATCATGGAAGTCGCTTAAATCTTTAGAGCAGTTTTAAAAGATAATGTCATTCTGAAATATTGACTCACTGTATTATTTCTTATTGATTCTCTTACAATTAGGAgatatacaatatttttatacaatttcaaGTGGAGATGAAATTTCCATTAAGAATCCTCACCTGGGCATAAATCTTATGGTCTCTACACATCATTCATGCTGTTATTAAGATCAGATTAAATACTCATAATCCATGAAAAAGAGAGCATCTGGCATATCCTTTGGAAGGTTATTAATATAGAGATAGAAGCGCAGGAGATCCTCCTTAAAAACAGTTTGAGTATCGATCACATCATTATTGCATGTGAGAACCCATAAATCCCCGGAATCCACTCTCTTAAGACTTCCCCTGCAAAATGGGCAAGATTCCGATCTTGTGTTCCTGCAACAAATACAGAGGAATTAGACAAGGATGAAGTTTTCTTGACCTCTGTTTCATATTAAAAGCAACCGTGCCAGAAGTTCAATATGAAGAAATGAGGTCTTACTTACCAGTCATGATAACAGTTGCTACACATCTCATGACAGCAGCTTGGCAAAACCACTTTGGTGCAGGGATCTAAGCAGATTCCACATTCATCTTCTCTCTCCGAGTTCATATCTGAAAGTTCCCTTTTATCTTCCAATGTCTTCCTGGAAACCATCTCAGGACCATGGCCTTCTTCTTGAGTTATATCCAGCTTAGATGAATCACTACACAAATGCTGAAGAAATGGTAATATAACACCTGCAATTTACCTCAGTTACAACAAAACATGCTGAATTCAAGTGCAGGAACTATATCCAAACAACATTTTAGAGTATTGTTCAATCCATTGCAGTAAGTCAGAGTTGATATAATTGTTAGtaaaagaaagacaaattaGGAGATGGTTTACATACTGTAAAATTCTCTAATGGAAGCTTTTCTTCCTATCGAAGAGATATTTGGCCTCTCATCTGGGCATACCTAACCAGAAAAGTATTCCAATTTTCAATAcgtttgaattaattcaaattgaaatgaACAAGGTAATAACAAAACTGAGCCGGGCAAAGTAGGAATCCTACCTTATAAACAACAATGTGGAAAAGGTTCAAGTAACTTGAGAGTAAGCATGTACATGAGCAGTCTATCCATTGGAGCAGAAACAAGAAAATAGATGCAAAGTGATTATTCACCAGTTTCATCTGAAGACAAGAACCGCCCTTACCTCTTGGAATGGAAGCTGCCctgaaatcataaattaatttcagtgcaaacttttgtataaaaataatgaaagagttGAACAGGTTACAGCCGAACAATGCCAACATTGCAAGAAATGGTTCAGATATGCTGactaatgataattaaaaaaaaaaaatcgaaaacAATATTGAATGTGCAACTCGAAGAAAATGTTGATTGACAGTGATGATAACAGGTTAAAAACAGCTTGGTTCCTAGGATGATAGTGCAAAATGTCTCTGAACTAATGATATAAAAACCCAaatcctttaatttgaaaatttacacGACCCATATCACTTTCTCAAAAAGCATTCTGGAATTCACGAATTCCTGATCATTCATCAGTTTTTTTTTAGAAGAAAGAGGGTTAATTCATCTTAAACTTTAAAGTGAAAACTAAAGTACTTTACGGGTTCTTCAGAGTTCAGAGTaaaagctgaaaaaaaaaaaaacataataattcaTAACCAGcgttaatttgttttcaaagaTGAAGACTTCAATCAAAGttaagcattaaaaaaaaaaaaactaaacagcAAGAATATAGAAATGCAAGGCATTAGGAGAGACTCACAACGCATTGGCATATTGAATGTCAGCCTCAAGAAACTTAAAGGAGTCATCATAGTTATAAGAGGACCTAGCACCAAGAGTCATTTCCTAAACTTGAAAATGCAACTCCAAAAAGTTTTTTATGCCAATATAGTtgaattgaaaagaaagaaagaaaaagaaaagagagaacaGATGCAACTCCACAGCCAATAAATCAAAACaggtaatctttttatatgaaacaaaagagagagttttttcttgtttgttgaaCAAAACATAACAAGACCAAAGAGGGTTGAAAATGCTATTGAATTGTTTCGAGTAAAACAGTCTATTCTCTCTTAAACGCTTGAAAGGAGGACAAAAGAATGAATTGGTCATCAAATGAGTTCTGCTTTGACCAGTGAGTTCTTCTTTGAATGGCAATTGGCTCCAGTTGAGCCGTTACGAGTAGGTGGTCCACCCTcttaacaaatattaataatgtttttatagGTTCGGGGCTTCGGGGTTatggtttaaaaatatatgtttattatttttaattgtccAATAATTACGCAAtggtatttatattatatcaatttaaagtttgtattaaaaaattttaactctaatttcatctaaattaaaataatatcaacattttttaattctaacttaattttttaatattcaaattaatttgattcaacccaaattaacccaaaattatatattatttttacttccaaaaagttt
Above is a genomic segment from Mangifera indica cultivar Alphonso chromosome 3, CATAS_Mindica_2.1, whole genome shotgun sequence containing:
- the LOC123211294 gene encoding E3 ubiquitin-protein ligase AIRP2-like, encoding MTLGARSSYNYDDSFKFLEADIQYANALAASIPRGKGGSCLQMKLVNNHFASIFLFLLQWIDCSCTCLLSSYLNLFHIVVYKVCPDERPNISSIGRKASIREFYSVILPFLQHLCSDSSKLDITQEEGHGPEMVSRKTLEDKRELSDMNSEREDECGICLDPCTKVVLPSCCHEMCSNCYHDWNTRSESCPFCRGSLKRVDSGDLWVLTCNNDVIDTQTVFKEDLLRFYLYINNLPKDMPDALFFMDYEYLI